The genomic region CATGGATATATTTCAGGGGAACATTTTTCTTGTCCGACTTGCGGAATTGAATCCGAAGTTTACAGCAGAATTGTAGGATATTACAGACCTGTCCAAAACTGGAACAAAGGAAAAAAATCAGAATACGCAATAAGACAAGAATTCGATATCCCCAAAATAGAGAAACAGGAAATAGCAATGTTACAACCGCATAACGTGACAAAAGAAGCTCTAATAAAAGAACAGCTGCCAAAACTTACCCCGATCAATTTTTATCCCGAAGCGGAAAAAGATAATTCTATTTTAGAGAACAAAATACAAAGTTTTAAATTTTTCTATAGCGATACCTGCCCGAATTGCCCTTCGGTAAAAGAATATATAGAAAAGCTTGCAGTTCCCGGAAAATTCTTTAATGCTTCCCAGCCGGATGGCCTTGAAGAAGCGAGAACAAATAATGTAATGGCTGTTCCAACCGTCATTTTTTTCGATAAAGAAGGAAAGGCTATAAATACCGCACACAGCACCGTAGAAATAGAGAAATGTCTATAGGCGGGTACATTAAAACATCATTTGTTGATTACCCGGGGAAAATAGCAACAACCATTTTTCTCTCACGATGTAATTTTCGTTGTCCTTATTGTCAGAATCCAGAACTTGTTCTGGATTCTGCTGCTTTTCCGGTGGATTTTAAAGAAATCATAGAATATCTCAAAAAATCTCAGCACCTGATTGACGCTGTCTGTTTCTCAGGCGGAGAGCCAACGATTGACCCTCAACTTTCGGAATACATTGCTCAGGTAAAAGGACTCGGATTCCTCATCAAACTCGATACAAATGGCAGCGATCCCGAGATACTACAATCGCTGCCGATCAATTACCTCGCACTTGACATCAAAACAATTCCAGAGAAATACACGGCATTAACAACAATTCCAGAAATAGAAAGCAAAATAACTCGCACAATAAACTACCTGATAAATGAAGCAAGCTTTGAGTATGAGTTCAGAACGACATTAGTTCCGGGACTCGTGGATGAAAATGATATGCACACAATTGGAAAACTCATACAAGGCACAAAAAAATGGTTCCTGCAGCAGTTCCGAAACACCTCGACACTTGATCCAAGCTACAAAACAGTTCAGCCGTTCAGTACTAAAGAAATTCAAAAACTCGTTGAAATAGCAAAACAATATGTCCCCGGAACATTTTCCCGCTAATATATTGACGATAGCTACTTTGAGGTACGATAATAATCAAAATCACCCGAAATCTAAATTTTAAATACTTAGGAGAATTACATGTTAGCCAAAAGAATCATCCCTTGTCTCGATGTTAAAGAAGGCCGGGTTGTCAAAGGCACCAATTTCGTCGAATTGCGCGATGCCGGAGACCCGGTTGAACTAGCCAAACTCTACGATTCACAAAATGCTGACGAGCTGGTATTTCTCGATATTACCGCTTCCTCCGACAAACGGAATATCATGATTGATGTAGTACGACGCACGGCTGATCAGGTATTTATCCCGTTCACGGTCGGAGGAGGGATCAACGATATCGAAACAATTAGAGCAATGCTTAACGCAGGTGCCGACAAAGTATCAATTAACACTGCGGCAGTAAAAAACCCGGATTTTGTCAAAGAAGCTGCCGATATCTTTGGATCTCAATGCATTGTCGTAGCCATCGATGCCCGAAAAATCAGCAGACTTACAACAGACTATAAAATAGCCCAAGATGGTAAAGCCTCAAAAATAGAAAACCTCATCGAAGAAATAAAAATTGATGAAAACAGCAATTGGGAGGTCTATACTCACGGAGGCAGACATGCTACAGGGATTGATGCAATAAAATGGGCAAAACATATGGAAATAATGGGTTCAGGAGAAATCCTACTGACAAGCATGGATGCAGACGGCACAAAAGCCGGCTACGATATCCCGCTAACCAAAGCCGTAGCAGAAGCGGTCAACATTCCAGTGATAGCCTCCGGCGGGGCTGGTACGCTCGAACATATCAAAGACGCTTGCGACATCTGTGATGCGGCACTTCTTGCATCACTTCTCCACTACAAAGAGCTCACTATCAGTGAAATAAAAGAATACCTGAAAAAGAATAACATTCCGGTAAGGAATTAACGGTCTCATTCAGACTAACAAGCTGCTTGAATAATTGTTTATCACAGAAAAAAAAACGATTACCGGATATTCTTCGTAGTTACAAAAATAGTTACAGAATATATGCAATATCGTTTATTAGGCGTTCTGTTGAGTCCCACCCCAAGCATGCATCAGTAATTGACTTACCATACTCATTTTCATTTGCCTTCTGCGCCCCTTCACCAATAAAACTCTCAATCATGAGCCCTTTTACCATTTTATGCAATATTGCATTATGCTTTTTACTTCTCATAATCTCCATCGCTATTCTTGGCTGCTCCCTGTACATTTTATTCGAATTAGCATGGTTTGTATCAACAATGAGAGCGGGATTAGCAAGCGACCGGTTAGAATATAGTTCCGCAGTCCTCATTAGTTCTTCATAATGATAATTTGCAATACATTGCCCATGTTGATTAACAGCTCCACGTAAAATTGCATGGGCTAATGGGTTTCCACTTGTTTTAACTTCATATCCGTTATAAATGAAGGCATGGGATAATTGGGCTGCTTGAATCGAATTCAACATAACCTCAATATCTCCACTCGTTGGATTTTTCATTCCAACCGGAGTATCAAGTCCACTCACAGTCAGCCGGTGCTGCTGGTTCTCGACCGATCGCGCACCTATAGCCGAATAACTAAGGACGTCCTCCAGATAAGGATAATTACCGGGATAAAGCATTTCATCTGCAGCAGGCAGATGAGACTCGCGCAGAGCCCTAATATGCATTCTTCGGATGGCTTTCAAACCTTCAACTAAGTTCGGTTCTTTTTGGTGGTCTGGTTGGTGCATCATCCCTTTATAACCTTCACCGGTAGTACGCGGCTTATTGGTATAGATTCTTGGGATTAATAGCAGCTTATCTTTAACTTTTTCTTGAACATATGCTAATCGTGAAATATAATCACATACCGAATCCTCATCATGAGCTGAACAGGGTCCAATAATTAATAGGAATATATTACTATTTCCTTCAAAAACCGACAAAATTTCTTTGTCTCGCATAGACTTCACTGTTTTTAGTTCTTTCGACAAGGGAACCATTTCAAAGATTTCATTTACACTTGGAATTTTTTGCACGTAGGTAAAACTCATAATCATGATCTCCTCAGTATTATCTTGATTAATTAATCCAGCTTCACAAATTGTTTTTTATTATAGACTGTCTCAATCCCTAACAACTCAGATACTGTCACAAAACGAAAGCCCTTTTGTCTAAGCTTTTCGATTATGGAAGGCAATGCCTTCTCCGTGTCTTCACCACCATTATGGAATAAAATTATGTCCCCGGGTTTTGCGTTAGAAACAACTTTTTCCACAATATTTTCCCATTTATTTTCGATAATTGCTATCGGCACGTCAATATGAGGAGTGTAATCTACCGCATTAAGGCTCCAGTTAATTGTCTTAAGTCCATGAAAGTGAGCTTCCTGCAAAACCAATTGATTAAACCTGCCACCCGGCGGCCTAAAAAAAATCGGTTTAATTCCGGTAATTTTTTCTACTATCTGATTCGTTAATCGTAACTCATTATCAATCTGAGATTTATCCATCATATCTAATCGAGTATGAGAGAAAGTGTGATTCCCGACATCATGTCCCGAACTAGCCATTCGATATACAATATCCTGGTTGAGCTTCACCATTTTTCCAACTACAAAAAAAGTTCCTTTAACACAATATTTATCAAGGATATCGAGAATTGGAAGTGAATACTCTGGCTTCGGTCCGTCATCAAAAGTCAATGCAACAAGAGGTGCTTTGGTCTCTGCTTTCCAGCAAGCAGAATATGGCTGCGCGAAACATACATTTGTTAGAACAATGTGCAGAAGGAAGATAGCCGGCAAGGTTCTCTTAATCATTTTATTCTCATTAACTTGTGGGTTTGGGGAATAACTCGGACATCGCTCAGGTGATTTTTCGCTGTCTGATAGAACCTTAACAGATCTTCTAGGCGCGGCCCTTGTTTAATCTTGCCATAGGGTGTCACTGGCTGCAATATAAATGGAATATCCCGGCTAATTTCGGAAATTAATGAAGTAATATCAGACAATTTCTTAACATTTGTTTCTTTCCGAACAACATATTTGACAAAAACATCCTTGTCTTTTGCAATATGCAAAAAATCAATAAATTCGTTTTCGTATCCTTCTTTGTAGTCGAGAGAAACAATATCAACCAGATCGGCAATTTCCTTAAAGTGCTGTGGCAAAGTACCGTTAGTCTCAAGATAGATAGGAAGCGGCAACAAAGGAATCAACTGCTTTATTCGATCAACTTGAAGGAGCGGCTCTCCGCCGGTTAAGGAAATCGAATGATGCCAGGATTTGGTGAACTGCTTAACTTCTTTTGCTAATGCATCAATTTCATACTTACGTTGTTCCTGATGCTGCTCATCGCAGTAATCACAAGACAAATTACATCCGGCAAACCGAATAAAAATTTGCCTATATCCTGCATATATCCCCTCACCTTGTATCGAGCTAAAAATCTCATTTATAAGCATATTATACTTTTTCTATAGGCGCATATTTTAACATCAATGTTCTTTCTTCATCAGTGAATCTGATCGTCAATGTTGTATTAATTCCACTTCCATATAAATAGGTAACACAACCTCTGCCAAAGGTCGGATGAAGGACCTGGTCCCCAACACTATATCCACCTTCAGCCATATTGTCTTTTTCTTTATATTTCTCACTATCTCTCTTAGGAGAAAAAGATATTCCCGAAGCAGCAATAAAATTATACTTCTTGTCATTTGTTGCTAATTTAGGGCTATTTTCTTCTTTTAGGTTCTCTTTAGAAATTTCCTTTATAAAGCGGGATATTTCGTTCGAAGCCGTATTCCCAAAAATTGTCCGTGTGATAACCGAACTCATGAACAGCAGACTTTTCGCTCGTGTCATCCCCACATAGCATAGCCGTCGCTCTTCTTCAATCTCATCTAATTCAAATAAAGACCGGAAATGGGGTAGCAACCCTTCTTCCATCCCTACCATGAATACAACCGGGAATTCAAGTCCTTTGGCACTGTGGAGAGTCATAAGCGTTACCACATCTTTATCAGAATCAGCCTCATCAATATCAGAAACAAGAGAAACGCTCATAAGAAAGTCTTCAAGAGTCGCTCCATCGTGTTCTCTTGCAACACTGACTAATTCCATAATATTTTCTGTTCTATCCTGATACTCTTTATCTTCTTGTGCAGAAAGGGCATCCAAATATCCGGTTTTTTCTACAACTAACTCAATAAACTCTGACAAAGAATACGTTTGGGATGCCAAAGCACTTTGAAGCTCTTTAATTATCTTGTAAAAATCTTTCGCTGCTAGTGCAGCTTTTCCCTTCAAAACGTCAGTTACATTCAAGGCTTCGAACATCAGTGTCTGTCGCTCTTTTGCAAATTGCTCAAGTTTCGCAATAGAAGTATTCCCGATACCCCTATTCGTACTGGCAAGAGCACGTAACAAACTGTAGTTATCATTCATATTATAAATAAGTCGCAAATATGCAAGAATATCTTTAATTTCTTTTCGTTCATAAAACTTAAAAGCTCCAATAATCTGGTACTTAATATTCTTGTACATAAAAACATCTTCAATTACTCGACTCTGTGCATTCGTTCGATAAAGAATAACAAAGTCTTTTAATGAATAATTATTTTCATTCATTAATAATTCAATCTGCTCAGCGACATAAGCAGCTTCTTCCCGCTCATTTATTCCTCGATAGTGAACAACTTGTTCGTTTTCAGGATTTTCCGTCCACAGATTTTTGTCTTTTCTTTCGCTGTTATTTTTAATAACATCGTTTGCCGCTTTGAGAATATTAGGAGTAGACCTATAATTCTGTTCCAGCATGATGGTTTTCGCAGCAGGAAAATCCTTTTCAAAATTAAGGATATTCTTGCTATTTGCCCCTCGCCAGCTATAAATATTCTGATCACCATCGCCTACTGCACAAATATTATTATGTTTAGCCGCGAGCATGTGGACAATAGAATACTGGCATACGTTAGTATCTTGATACTCATCGACCAGTACGTATTTAAATCGTTCCTGATAATTGCGTAAAATATCCGGACGTTTTTTGAATAACTCAACCGTATAATATAAAATATCATCAAAATCGAGAGCATTTTGCTGCCGAAGGACCGATTGATATGCCGGATATATTAACCCGACTTTTTTGGAAAAAACGTCATAAGCCGCCGAGACATAATTTTCTGGCGCAACTAGTTCATTCTTAGCTGAAGAAATTGAAGATAATATTGAGTTTGGCTTAAATTGCTTATCATCGATATCTAATTCCTTAAGGATTTTCTTTATAATGCTTAATTGGTCCGAAGTATCGTAAATGACAAAATTCTTTGGCAAGCCGACATTCTCACTTTCAGTGCGCAGTATACGTACGCATGCAGCATGAAAGGTATTGACCCACATCGCGTTAATCTCTTTTTCAGGAATAATACCGCTCAGGAGTTTAAGCACCCTGGCCTTCATTTCTTTTGCGGCCTTATTGGTAAAAGTAACAGCAAATATTTGTGAAGGATATGCTGTTTTCTGACTAAGCAGATAAGCAATCCTATGGGTTAAAACCTGTGTCTTGCCCGAACCTGCACCGGCAATTATCAAAACCGGTCCGGCGGTGGCCAAGACAGCTTCTTTTTGTTTATTATTTAGTCGTGAAAGCATAGCCGTATAATACACTAAGAGCCAGATTTATACAAACGAGTTTATATGATTATTGTAGTTTACAAAGGCTATTAGCGTTTGATATTTATTCTTTTTTTTCTCACTGACAAAAACCAACAAATTCAGCAATTTCTTAGGTCTAAAACTCTATAAAATTGTCCAGACACCCGAATATGAGAATGGTACAATAGGATAACTGAGAGGAGGCAACTATGAAGGTAATCATTCCTGATTACTTAAAAAATATTATTGCCCGATTTATTGATCAAGGCTTTGATATCTATCTTGTCGGAGGTTCCCTTCGGGATATTATTCTCGGTTGCGAGGTCCAAGACTTTGACCTTGCTACCAATGCACTTCCGGATACGGTTTCAGGACTATTTTCCAAAACTGTCAATGTCGGGAAAAATTACGGAACAATTATAGTTGTTTCACAGGGACACAACATCGAAGTAACTACCTTGCGAAAAGAAAGCGGATACACTGACGCCAGACATCCTGAAACCGTTATATTTTGCAACGACATCTTCGAGGATCTCAGCCGCAGAGACTTTACTATGAATGCAATTGCCTATGATTTCAAAACAGGAAGAATAATTGATCCATTTAATGGACAGGAGGCTATCAGGGAACATGTCATAACCTGTGTAGGCAACCCAAAAGAACGGCTCAAAGAAGATACCTTAAGAATTTTTCGAGCAGCCAGATTTTCGGCGCAATTGGGATTTTCCATAGAACGTACGACACTCGCTGCCTTGCAAGAGCTATCACCTCACGTACAGCTCCCGGCAGCAGAACGAATTAAAACTGAACTGATCAAGCTATGTAAAGGGGCAAACTTCAAACAAGGACTCCATTATTTGTATGAATGGGGACTGTTTAGCCGTTTAATAGCGGCAGACCTCTCTTCTTTTCCTGAACGCATTACAAACATACCCGAAACATTCGACCTTTGCCAGCGAATTGCCTGCTTTTTTTCCACACTACCCCGGCAAGAAATTGATGAGACATTAGAAAAGCTAAGATTTACCAGAAAAGAAATAAAGACAATTAAGGGCTTGATAAACAACAATTTCGACTATAACTTATCAGCCTTAACAGTAAAAAGTCTGGATATAACAGGACAGGAGATAAAAGACTTAGGATTTGACGGGCCAATAATCGGAAAAATCCAACAATTTCTTCTCGCTGAGATAAAATCAAAAAAAATTGAGAATCAAAAAGATATTTTGCTAGCTATTATAAGAAAAAGCTATCTGGAATAACCGGTATTTGCAGCTACATCCAGCGCGATTTTAGCCGCACCTATGATACCCGCATGATCACCCAATTTAGCTGTCATGATGGCCGCCTTATTATAGCTTATTTCCTTAACTTTTTTTTTAATTTTAGGAAGTATATATTCACTACAGGCCTCAACAACTCCGCCACCCAGGATAACAAGTTCCGGATTCAGTAGCGCAGTCAGATTTGAGATACCAACAGCGAGATAAGAAGATACCCGTTTAAGTTCTTTTTTTACAATAGGATTTTTATCTTTTATTGCTGATGCCAAATATGAACTTTTAACTATCGATCCACCTGGCACATCGATTCCTGCAGCAATAAGATTCTTTGTAATATTAACCTTACCGACATAAGCCTCTAAACATCCATTATTCCCGCAGCTGCATTTTGGACCTTCGGGATTAAGGATCATGTGACCAACTTCACCAGCTAGTTTATGCGTTCCAAGCCAGATACGTCCATCAACTATCACAGCTCCCCCGACCCCCGTACCGACAAAAATACCGACGACGTCTTTTCTCCCTCTCCCTGAACCTTTCCAGGTCTCGCCAATAATACCGGCATTAACATCATTTGTGATAACAACCGTCGTTTGTAATGCATCTTGGAAAATTGCTTTTAACGGAACATTCCTCCACCCTAAATTAGGGGCAAAAACAACCATACCATCTTCAGGCTTAACTAATCCGGGAACACCGATTCCAATTCCTTTGATGTCACCGATTGAAACAGATTCTTTTCGTAATAATACGCTTATTGAATCTTTTATTTGGCCAACTAATCTTTCATATGGTTCTTGCGCATCTGTTTTTATTTTTACAGTGGAGACAACCTGACCCTGTGCAGAAACCAGCCCTGCCAATATTTTTGTTCCCCCTATATCTACACCAAGGTACATACAACTCTCTTATCTATTCTTTCTTAACTTTCGTATCTATCTCGACTTTCTTCAACATATCCATTAATTCCGGCAAAAACTCCACGCTTAAACGAACACCCTTTTTGGTAGGCTTCCACTCATCTCCATCATCGACATAGTACTCTCTAATATCAAAATAATGGTTGTTCCGCCACTCTGTTGTGGTAACAACGTATCGAGATTTGTTATTCTTCTCTATAAACCCTATTTCTTTAATCTGATTGTCCGACATATGTTTCCTCCTTTATTACTCAATAAAATAATAGCCTCGCCTACCCCAGCAAGTTATTTTGGGAGTCATAATACCTTCCCTTGTAAACTTACTATTATTCAATCAAAAGAGTAAAATCAAAATTCTTCGCCGAATGAGTTATTGCGCCGACCGAAATTCT from Candidatus Margulisiibacteriota bacterium harbors:
- a CDS encoding anaerobic ribonucleoside-triphosphate reductase activating protein, with amino-acid sequence MSIGGYIKTSFVDYPGKIATTIFLSRCNFRCPYCQNPELVLDSAAFPVDFKEIIEYLKKSQHLIDAVCFSGGEPTIDPQLSEYIAQVKGLGFLIKLDTNGSDPEILQSLPINYLALDIKTIPEKYTALTTIPEIESKITRTINYLINEASFEYEFRTTLVPGLVDENDMHTIGKLIQGTKKWFLQQFRNTSTLDPSYKTVQPFSTKEIQKLVEIAKQYVPGTFSR
- a CDS encoding imidazole glycerol phosphate synthase subunit HisF, with protein sequence MLAKRIIPCLDVKEGRVVKGTNFVELRDAGDPVELAKLYDSQNADELVFLDITASSDKRNIMIDVVRRTADQVFIPFTVGGGINDIETIRAMLNAGADKVSINTAAVKNPDFVKEAADIFGSQCIVVAIDARKISRLTTDYKIAQDGKASKIENLIEEIKIDENSNWEVYTHGGRHATGIDAIKWAKHMEIMGSGEILLTSMDADGTKAGYDIPLTKAVAEAVNIPVIASGGAGTLEHIKDACDICDAALLASLLHYKELTISEIKEYLKKNNIPVRN
- a CDS encoding 3-deoxy-7-phosphoheptulonate synthase, which encodes MSFTYVQKIPSVNEIFEMVPLSKELKTVKSMRDKEILSVFEGNSNIFLLIIGPCSAHDEDSVCDYISRLAYVQEKVKDKLLLIPRIYTNKPRTTGEGYKGMMHQPDHQKEPNLVEGLKAIRRMHIRALRESHLPAADEMLYPGNYPYLEDVLSYSAIGARSVENQQHRLTVSGLDTPVGMKNPTSGDIEVMLNSIQAAQLSHAFIYNGYEVKTSGNPLAHAILRGAVNQHGQCIANYHYEELMRTAELYSNRSLANPALIVDTNHANSNKMYREQPRIAMEIMRSKKHNAILHKMVKGLMIESFIGEGAQKANENEYGKSITDACLGWDSTERLINDIAYIL
- a CDS encoding chitooligosaccharide deacetylase, whose amino-acid sequence is MIKRTLPAIFLLHIVLTNVCFAQPYSACWKAETKAPLVALTFDDGPKPEYSLPILDILDKYCVKGTFFVVGKMVKLNQDIVYRMASSGHDVGNHTFSHTRLDMMDKSQIDNELRLTNQIVEKITGIKPIFFRPPGGRFNQLVLQEAHFHGLKTINWSLNAVDYTPHIDVPIAIIENKWENIVEKVVSNAKPGDIILFHNGGEDTEKALPSIIEKLRQKGFRFVTVSELLGIETVYNKKQFVKLD
- a CDS encoding 7-carboxy-7-deazaguanine synthase QueE — its product is MLINEIFSSIQGEGIYAGYRQIFIRFAGCNLSCDYCDEQHQEQRKYEIDALAKEVKQFTKSWHHSISLTGGEPLLQVDRIKQLIPLLPLPIYLETNGTLPQHFKEIADLVDIVSLDYKEGYENEFIDFLHIAKDKDVFVKYVVRKETNVKKLSDITSLISEISRDIPFILQPVTPYGKIKQGPRLEDLLRFYQTAKNHLSDVRVIPQTHKLMRIK
- a CDS encoding ATP-dependent DNA helicase PcrA gives rise to the protein MLSRLNNKQKEAVLATAGPVLIIAGAGSGKTQVLTHRIAYLLSQKTAYPSQIFAVTFTNKAAKEMKARVLKLLSGIIPEKEINAMWVNTFHAACVRILRTESENVGLPKNFVIYDTSDQLSIIKKILKELDIDDKQFKPNSILSSISSAKNELVAPENYVSAAYDVFSKKVGLIYPAYQSVLRQQNALDFDDILYYTVELFKKRPDILRNYQERFKYVLVDEYQDTNVCQYSIVHMLAAKHNNICAVGDGDQNIYSWRGANSKNILNFEKDFPAAKTIMLEQNYRSTPNILKAANDVIKNNSERKDKNLWTENPENEQVVHYRGINEREEAAYVAEQIELLMNENNYSLKDFVILYRTNAQSRVIEDVFMYKNIKYQIIGAFKFYERKEIKDILAYLRLIYNMNDNYSLLRALASTNRGIGNTSIAKLEQFAKERQTLMFEALNVTDVLKGKAALAAKDFYKIIKELQSALASQTYSLSEFIELVVEKTGYLDALSAQEDKEYQDRTENIMELVSVAREHDGATLEDFLMSVSLVSDIDEADSDKDVVTLMTLHSAKGLEFPVVFMVGMEEGLLPHFRSLFELDEIEEERRLCYVGMTRAKSLLFMSSVITRTIFGNTASNEISRFIKEISKENLKEENSPKLATNDKKYNFIAASGISFSPKRDSEKYKEKDNMAEGGYSVGDQVLHPTFGRGCVTYLYGSGINTTLTIRFTDEERTLMLKYAPIEKV